The DNA sequence AGTTTTCATCGGTTTTAAAACTGGCATAGAAACCAAGATTTCCGTCTCCTTTTTGTCCAAGTAATAGATTTTGGGAATCTCCAAAGGCCATTATTTTTCCGCCATTGAGTAAGGATGAAATATAAGGAGCCGTTTTTTGAGATTCGTAAATATTTCCTTCAAGCATTGTTATACCTGAATATAATGCTTTGATGTCGGTGATATAAGGTCGTATTTTTGAATTGGCGCCATCCGAACCAATTACAATATCGGCATAAATTGATAAACCGTTTTTGAAATGCAATAGCCAGCCTTCATTTTGTTTTTCCATTGCCATAAAATGACTGTCCCAGACTACCGTTTCCGGTTGTAAAGATTCCAGCAATATTTTTCTTAATGAACCTCGGTCAATTTCAGGACGAAAATGTTCATCGCCAAAATCCTCCTGACCATTTGTTTCGTGGTCACTGAAAAATATTTCAGCATGTTCGTTTACAATCAGTGTTTTGTCGGCACCGGGAAGAAAATTGGTTTTAAATTCGTTCAATAAACCGGCCTTTCTAATCGCTGCCAGTCCTGAATCGTCATGCAGATCCAGTGGTGATCCCTGCACTCGTGCTTCTTTATTAAAATCTCTTTCGTATACTTTTACATTTACGTTTTGCAATTGTAAAAGTCTTGCCAATGTAAGTCCGCCAGGACCGCCGCCAATGATCGCGACTTGTTTATTTTGTAGTATCATTTTGTATCGTATTCCGTTAATTTTATTCCGTTTGGCTTATCTGCCTCGGTCGGAACAAAATTATTGCTGTTTCAGAACGGATAATAGTACAAATCGGTCATCTTTATTTTTTAATAATTCACTTGGCACTACACCTGAGAATTTTTTGATCTCTTTGATAAAGTGGGTTTGATCCGTGAAGTTTAATTCGGGGTAAAGTTTGCCTTGTGCAATATGCTCTAAGGAGGCTTTAAAACGTAAAATTTTGCAGAATGCGTTTAAAGAAAGTCCAAACTGTTTATTGAAATAGCGGTTGATTTCTCTGCTGCTCCAGGCTATTTTTTCAGAAAGTTCTTTGACTTTTATTTCGCCGTTTGAAGCGTAAACCAGTTCAAATAGCTTGCGTTTTCTTTCGTCAATTTTAGTTGGTAAAAGGGTTGTTATTTTTTGTACTGCTTTTTTATGAAAGGCATCAAAATCTTTCAAGTCAGCGGCATTAAATTCCCAAAAATCCGGAGGTAGATTTTGAGCACTGTTTAAAAAAGCAGCAATAGAAGTTTGTAAAATATATTCGACTCCCAACGGTTTAAAACTAATTTTGAAAGCAAGGGTATGTGGCGGAATGGTTCTCTGCTCCGGTACTGTTTCCAAACCGATAAGCGTACTATGAAAAGAGTCTGATTGAGATTTCATAAAAAATAAATCAACTCTTCCATCAGGCATTAGAACGACTTCTTTTGCTTTATCAGACGGATTGTGAAACATTCCAATATTTTCTACAAAATCGCTAATGGATTGGTTCGGCAGAATGAATTTATAATAGAAGTCGTTGTTCATATGGTCTATTCTTTTAATAATGTGCCGTTCTGTAAAGTTGGAAAACTTTTGCTGGTATTCCAATTTTTTATGAAGATACATTTTTCCGGAGTGAGTTACCAACGAAATATTTTCGGGTGTATGGTAAGCTGTAAAGCAATTACATGTAATGGATTTAGTTATTATTTGAATATTAAAAGTAGAAAAAATAACAAGATAATTGCTTCAAAATAATAGGCTTTAACAGATTAAAAGAATTATATTCGTTGTTGCTAATTTAACCACAACCCACTACAATGAATATAAAACAAGCCACTACTATAGACGAGGTCATTCAGTTATTGGATGAGATAATAGAAATATCAAAAGTAGAACAAAGCGCTATAGGTTTGTTTACTATGTTGTATCGTGAAGTTACGGTAAGAATAAAAGAAGGCATCGCGGATCATTCTTTTCAGAACGGAGAGCGAATGGAGAAACTCGATGTCATTTTTGCCAATCGATATATAAAGGCTTATTACCAATATAAAGCCAAAGAAAAGCCATCCGAATGTTGGGAGTTTTCGTTTCAACAAGCAGAAAAATTTTGGCCTATAGTGGTTCAACACTTATTGCTTGGGATTAATGCCCATGTGAATTTGGATTTAGGAGTAGCCGCAGCTCAGGTCAGTACAGTAGATGACATCGGAGACTTAAAAGGTGATTTTGATAAAATAAACGGTATTCTGAGCAGTCTGGTAGGAAACGTCGAACAATGTTTAATTAAAATTTGGCCAACGCTGACGATCTTACTAAAATGGACAGGAAAAATGGACAACTTCTTTATTGATTTTAGTATGGAAGTCGCCAGAGATGGTGCCTGGAAATTTGCCAATGAATTTGTAGCACTTCCCGAAAATCAAACGGAAGCCTGTATCCAACTAAGAGATAAAAAAATCACAGAAATCGCTCGATTGGTTTCAAACCCCGGTTATTTTGTTAGTGCTATTTTCAAATTCATTCGTTTGTTTGAAAAAGGAACTGTGGCTCAGAAAATAATCGATTTGCAGATTGTCCAGCTAAAAAAGGTGGATTGTGCTGCTACTTGATTTTAATAAAATGAGCACAAAAAACGACAAGACATCATGGGGTGGGTACGAAGTCGGGAGATTTCGCACAACGAGTCTTGCTATAAAGAGTTTAATAAATTTCAGAATTCAAAGAATTAAAGAAAACATGAATCTATACTAATGTAAAAATATTATGAAATTAAAGCTGCCAAATAGAAATAGAATTGATTTCCAAGATATTCAATGGGGTGATTGGGATCATGATGGTTCCAGAAAAGTATTAGTTGGTGGTAAATTGTTTTCAGGATTTGTGGTATATGACAGATTTGATACTGGTGATATTATGAATGAAATTGAATACAAGAAAGGAAGTCATGTTGGTTGGGAAAATGAATATAACATAAGTGGTCAACTTGTTTATTCTTGTTTGACAGTCGGTGAAACCAGTTTAGAAATATACAAATATGATAATAGTGGAAACTTACTAGATCACTGGAAAACGGTAGGAGAGATATACTATCAAGAAATGG is a window from the Flavobacterium cupriresistens genome containing:
- a CDS encoding DUF5995 family protein, which gives rise to MNIKQATTIDEVIQLLDEIIEISKVEQSAIGLFTMLYREVTVRIKEGIADHSFQNGERMEKLDVIFANRYIKAYYQYKAKEKPSECWEFSFQQAEKFWPIVVQHLLLGINAHVNLDLGVAAAQVSTVDDIGDLKGDFDKINGILSSLVGNVEQCLIKIWPTLTILLKWTGKMDNFFIDFSMEVARDGAWKFANEFVALPENQTEACIQLRDKKITEIARLVSNPGYFVSAIFKFIRLFEKGTVAQKIIDLQIVQLKKVDCAAT
- a CDS encoding FAD-dependent oxidoreductase; this translates as MILQNKQVAIIGGGPGGLTLARLLQLQNVNVKVYERDFNKEARVQGSPLDLHDDSGLAAIRKAGLLNEFKTNFLPGADKTLIVNEHAEIFFSDHETNGQEDFGDEHFRPEIDRGSLRKILLESLQPETVVWDSHFMAMEKQNEGWLLHFKNGLSIYADIVIGSDGANSKIRPYITDIKALYSGITMLEGNIYESQKTAPYISSLLNGGKIMAFGDSQNLLLGQKGDGNLGFYASFKTDENWSINSGLDFSNNTQILEWFKKEYPEWSSIWYELFQNVSVPYIPRPINYMPLDQTWKTLPNATLIGDAAHVMPPFAGEGANMAMLDALELSECLTSDQHENVQEALSFYEKNMRKRAAKAIQESLENGEKMHSKDALKTMLDFFKGEN
- a CDS encoding helix-turn-helix domain-containing protein; amino-acid sequence: MNNDFYYKFILPNQSISDFVENIGMFHNPSDKAKEVVLMPDGRVDLFFMKSQSDSFHSTLIGLETVPEQRTIPPHTLAFKISFKPLGVEYILQTSIAAFLNSAQNLPPDFWEFNAADLKDFDAFHKKAVQKITTLLPTKIDERKRKLFELVYASNGEIKVKELSEKIAWSSREINRYFNKQFGLSLNAFCKILRFKASLEHIAQGKLYPELNFTDQTHFIKEIKKFSGVVPSELLKNKDDRFVLLSVLKQQ